One genomic window of Cydia pomonella isolate Wapato2018A chromosome 6, ilCydPomo1, whole genome shotgun sequence includes the following:
- the LOC133518618 gene encoding tubulin gamma-1 chain-like isoform X2, whose product MPNEMITLQLGQCGNQIGFEFWKQLCIEHGISPEGILEEYATAGLDRKDVFFYQADDDHYIPRAVLLDLEPRVIHTIMNSPYAKLYNPENVYLSKHGGGAGNNWASGYAQGDKLNEEVFDIINREADGSDNLEGFVVCHSIAGGTGSGMGSYILEHLSDRFPKKLVQTYSVFPNLDEISDVVVQPYNSLLTLKRLTESADCVMVLDNTALNRIASDRLHIPNPSFTQINTLVSTIMSASTATLRYPSYMNNDLISLVAPLIPTPRLHFLMTGYTPLTADHLVHVAPKIRKTTVLDVMQRLLQPKNMMVSLSPDRANQHCYISILNIIQGEVDPSQVHKSLQRIRERKLANFIPWGPASIQVALSRRSPHVTSSHKVSGLLLANHTNISSLFDRCLQQYDKLRKREAFIDVFRKEPMFRDSLDEFDESRAVVDSLVREYHAAATPDYVHWTPGQYPDVPCSATRSTSPAPWWTRWCASTTRPPRPTTCTGRPVSTLTFHVPRLARRVPRRGGLAGARVPRGRHARLRALDARSVP is encoded by the exons ATGCCGAATGAAATGATAACGCTACAGCTGGGCCAATGCGGTAACCAGA TTGGCTTTGAATTTTGGAAGCAGCTATGCATAGAGCACGGGATATCACCGGAAGGCATCCTGGAGGAGTACGCGACGGCGGGCCTGGACCGAAAGGATGTGTTCTTCTACCAGGCTGATGATGACCACTACATACCCAGAGCTGTGCTATTGGATCTGGAGCCTAGAGTTATACACACTATTATGAACTCGCCATATGCCAAG TTATACAACCCTGAGAATGTATACCTGTCAAAACATGGTGGAGGTGCCGGCAACAACTGGGCTTCAGGGTATGCACAGGGAGACAAATTGAACGAGGAAGTGTTTGACATTATCAACAGGGAGGCTGATGGCAGTGATAATTTGGAG GGTTTTGTGGTGTGCCACTCAATAGCCGGCGGCACAGGCTCGGGCATGGGCTCCTACATCCTGGAGCACCTCTCCGACCGGTTCCCCAAGAAGCTGGTGCAGACATACAGTGTCTTCCCTAATTTAGATGAAATCAG TGACGTTGTCGTACAGCCGTACAACTCCCTCCTCACCCTGAAGCGCTTGACAGAGAGCGCGGACTGCGTCATGGTTCTCGACAACACCGCGCTCAACAGAATCGCCAGCGACCGCCTGCACATCCCCAACCCCTCCTTCACGCAGATCAACACACTCGTGTCTACCATCATGTCGGCCAGCACCGCCACGCTCAG GTACCCCTCATACATGAACAACGACCTGATCAGCTTGGTGGCGCCACTGATCCCCACCCCGCGGCTCCATTTCCTCATGACTGGGTACACACCGCTCACCGCTGACCATTTGGTGCATGTA GCGCCAAAGATCCGCAAGACCACGGTGCTGGACGTGATGCAGCGGCTCCTCCAGCCCAAGAACATGATGGTCTCCCTCAGTCCGGACCGCGCCAACCAACACTGTTACATTTCCATCCTCAACATCATACAG GGCGAAGTAGACCCATCGCAAGTGCACAAGTCCCTCCAGCGCATCCGAGAGCGTAAACTAGCAAACTTCATCCCGTGGGGCCCCGCGTCCATACAAGTAGCGCTGTCGCGGCGCTCCCCGCACGTCACGTCGTCTCACAAGGTGTCGGGGCTGCTGCTCGCCAACCACACGAACATCAGCTCG CTATTCGACCGCTGCCTCCAGCAATACGACAAGCTCCGCAAGCGCGAGGCCTTCATCGACGTGTTCCGCAAGGAGCCCATGTTCCGCGACTCGCTCGACGAGTTCGACGAGTCCCGCGCCGTGGTGGACTCGCTGGTGCGCGAGTACCACGCGGCCGCCACGCCCGACTACGTGCACTGGACGCCCGGTCAGTACCCTGACGTTCCATGTTCCGCGACTCGCTCGACGAGTCCCGCGCCGTGGTGGACTCGCTGGTGCGCGAGTACCACGCGGCCGCCACGCCCGACTACGTGCACTGGACGCCCGGTCAGTACCCTGACGTTCCATGTTCCGCGACTCGCTCGACGAGTCCCGCGCCGTGGTGGACTCGCTGGTGCGCGAGTACCACGCGGCCGCCACGCCCGACTACGTGCACTGGACGCCCGGTCAGTACCCTGA
- the LOC133518637 gene encoding cAMP-regulated phosphoprotein 19 has product MGDSQDQNEPPKDPKELEKLEEAKLKAKFPNAMLGRGPGGHSAFLQKRLAKGQKFFDSGDYQMAKQRPGNLAAPFKAPAVPAKQPTGDAIPTPETVPVRKTSIIQPKFQTS; this is encoded by the exons ATGGGTGACTCCCAGGATCAGAACGAACCCCCGAAGGAC CCAAAAGAGTTGGAGAAACTAGAGGAAGCCAAGCTGAAGGCAAAGTTCCCAAATGCCATGCTGGGACGTGGACCAGGAGGACACTCAGCATTCTTGCAGAAAAGGCTTGCTAAAGGA CAAAAGTTCTTTGACTCCGGCGACTACCAGATGGCAAAGCAGCGGCCAGGGAACCTAGCAGCACCTTTCAAGGCCCCAGCCGTTCCCGCTAAGCAGCCGACGGGCGATGCCATCCCGACACCAGAAACTGTGCCCGTTCGCAAGACCTCCATCATCCAGCCCAAGTTCCAGACATCCTAG
- the LOC133518639 gene encoding arrestin domain-containing protein 4 gives MPRKLLKFLIVFDNTSLLYFPGQFLSGKVLMELQDDTPVLGLHFHVVGEGVVRVGSGRHERLFDKENYIDFRMRLLGEPGNGASVLSPGIHSFPFKLGLPQGLPSTFLGTHGWVQYYCKAALREPNGLTHKNRQVFIVCNPIDLNLEPPVLSQEFECSVEHRLGVGCVGGGSVACRVTLDRGAYVPGETIALSAALANHSKTTIRGTRATLTETIQYSAHGKVCAKEVRELAALARGKVRPGGADAWRRELLYVPPLPPTNLRGCHLIQVQYDVFFIISPKSLEKEVKLQLPILLGTYPFLSEREAAAPPLYPSTLPIFRPWLADKPQN, from the exons ATGCCGCGGAAGCTGCTGAAGTTCCTGATCGTGTTCGACAACACGTCGCTGCTGTACTTCCCGGGGCAGTTCCTGTCGGGAAAGGTGCTTATGGAACTGCAGGATGACACACCTGTACTTG GGCTACATTTCCATGTAGTAGGCGAGGGAGTGGTCCGCGTTGGTTCTGGACGCCATGAGAGGCTTTTTGACAAAGAAAACTACATCGATTTCAGGATGCGACTGCTTGGTGAACCAG GAAACGGCGCCTCAGTCCTCTCCCCGGGCATCCACAGCTTCCCCTTCAAGCTGGGGCTGCCTCAGGGGCTTCCGTCCACATTCCTCGGCACACACGGTTGGGTGCAGTACTATTGCAAGGCGGCGTTGCGCGAACCCAACGGACTTACACACAAGAACAGACAGGTCTTCATAGTCTGCAACCCGATCGATCTTAATTTGGAGCCACCTGTACTATCG CAAGAATTCGAATGCAGCGTGGAACACCGTCTCGGCGTGGGCTGCGTGGGCGGCGGCAGCGTCGCCTGCCGCGTCACCCTCGACCGGGGGGCCTATGTGCCCGGCGAGACCATAGCCCTCAGCGCCGCCCTGGCCAACCACTCCAAGACCACTATACGGGGCACTAGAGCCACACTCACGGAG ACGATCCAATACTCGGCCCACGGCAAAGTGTGCGCCAAGGAAGTGCGAGAGCTGGCCGCCCTGGCGCGCGGCAAGGTGCGGCCCGGCGGCGCCGACGCCTGGCGCCGCGAGCTGCTGTACGTCCCGCCGCTGCCGCCCACCAACCTGCGCGGCTGCCACCTCATACAAGTGCAGTACGACGTGTTT TTCATAATCTCGCCGAAGAGCCTGGAGAAGGAGGTGAAGCTGCAGCTGCCGATCCTGCTGGGCACGTACCCGTTCTTGTCGGAGCGCGAGGCCGCGGCGCCGCCGCTGTACCCCAGCACGCTGCCCATCTTCCGGCCCTGGCTCGCCGACAAACCACAAAACTAA
- the LOC133518618 gene encoding tubulin gamma-1 chain-like isoform X1 — MPNEMITLQLGQCGNQIGFEFWKQLCIEHGISPEGILEEYATAGLDRKDVFFYQADDDHYIPRAVLLDLEPRVIHTIMNSPYAKLYNPENVYLSKHGGGAGNNWASGYAQGDKLNEEVFDIINREADGSDNLEGFVVCHSIAGGTGSGMGSYILEHLSDRFPKKLVQTYSVFPNLDEISDVVVQPYNSLLTLKRLTESADCVMVLDNTALNRIASDRLHIPNPSFTQINTLVSTIMSASTATLRYPSYMNNDLISLVAPLIPTPRLHFLMTGYTPLTADHLVHVQAPKIRKTTVLDVMQRLLQPKNMMVSLSPDRANQHCYISILNIIQGEVDPSQVHKSLQRIRERKLANFIPWGPASIQVALSRRSPHVTSSHKVSGLLLANHTNISSLFDRCLQQYDKLRKREAFIDVFRKEPMFRDSLDEFDESRAVVDSLVREYHAAATPDYVHWTPGQYPDVPCSATRSTSPAPWWTRWCASTTRPPRPTTCTGRPVSTLTFHVPRLARRVPRRGGLAGARVPRGRHARLRALDARSVP; from the exons ATGCCGAATGAAATGATAACGCTACAGCTGGGCCAATGCGGTAACCAGA TTGGCTTTGAATTTTGGAAGCAGCTATGCATAGAGCACGGGATATCACCGGAAGGCATCCTGGAGGAGTACGCGACGGCGGGCCTGGACCGAAAGGATGTGTTCTTCTACCAGGCTGATGATGACCACTACATACCCAGAGCTGTGCTATTGGATCTGGAGCCTAGAGTTATACACACTATTATGAACTCGCCATATGCCAAG TTATACAACCCTGAGAATGTATACCTGTCAAAACATGGTGGAGGTGCCGGCAACAACTGGGCTTCAGGGTATGCACAGGGAGACAAATTGAACGAGGAAGTGTTTGACATTATCAACAGGGAGGCTGATGGCAGTGATAATTTGGAG GGTTTTGTGGTGTGCCACTCAATAGCCGGCGGCACAGGCTCGGGCATGGGCTCCTACATCCTGGAGCACCTCTCCGACCGGTTCCCCAAGAAGCTGGTGCAGACATACAGTGTCTTCCCTAATTTAGATGAAATCAG TGACGTTGTCGTACAGCCGTACAACTCCCTCCTCACCCTGAAGCGCTTGACAGAGAGCGCGGACTGCGTCATGGTTCTCGACAACACCGCGCTCAACAGAATCGCCAGCGACCGCCTGCACATCCCCAACCCCTCCTTCACGCAGATCAACACACTCGTGTCTACCATCATGTCGGCCAGCACCGCCACGCTCAG GTACCCCTCATACATGAACAACGACCTGATCAGCTTGGTGGCGCCACTGATCCCCACCCCGCGGCTCCATTTCCTCATGACTGGGTACACACCGCTCACCGCTGACCATTTGGTGCATGTA cAGGCGCCAAAGATCCGCAAGACCACGGTGCTGGACGTGATGCAGCGGCTCCTCCAGCCCAAGAACATGATGGTCTCCCTCAGTCCGGACCGCGCCAACCAACACTGTTACATTTCCATCCTCAACATCATACAG GGCGAAGTAGACCCATCGCAAGTGCACAAGTCCCTCCAGCGCATCCGAGAGCGTAAACTAGCAAACTTCATCCCGTGGGGCCCCGCGTCCATACAAGTAGCGCTGTCGCGGCGCTCCCCGCACGTCACGTCGTCTCACAAGGTGTCGGGGCTGCTGCTCGCCAACCACACGAACATCAGCTCG CTATTCGACCGCTGCCTCCAGCAATACGACAAGCTCCGCAAGCGCGAGGCCTTCATCGACGTGTTCCGCAAGGAGCCCATGTTCCGCGACTCGCTCGACGAGTTCGACGAGTCCCGCGCCGTGGTGGACTCGCTGGTGCGCGAGTACCACGCGGCCGCCACGCCCGACTACGTGCACTGGACGCCCGGTCAGTACCCTGACGTTCCATGTTCCGCGACTCGCTCGACGAGTCCCGCGCCGTGGTGGACTCGCTGGTGCGCGAGTACCACGCGGCCGCCACGCCCGACTACGTGCACTGGACGCCCGGTCAGTACCCTGACGTTCCATGTTCCGCGACTCGCTCGACGAGTCCCGCGCCGTGGTGGACTCGCTGGTGCGCGAGTACCACGCGGCCGCCACGCCCGACTACGTGCACTGGACGCCCGGTCAGTACCCTGA